The genomic region gtttttagttaatttattaacataataaaaaaattgaagaaataaaaattgtttataattttttattttttaattaaatgttattctaattaaaatatcaatattatattttgatgtGAAAGAGTTAGCGATCAACATTTCTGAATTCACAGTCAACTCCCTATAAATTACAATTCAGaccaaaattattgattttataaaataagaaaattaaatgtaatagaaaactaaaatttcatattaagtaaaataaggagattaaaattttattttaatctaaatttaaaaaaaaaaattcataagaattgacatgttattatttttatgtagtTATAAGAATGATTTTGTagttaaaaatgaaagtttAATGATGTATTTGATtgagggaagagaaaaataaatagaagagAAATAATATGAGTTTTATGtaggttttatattttttatattctattttaatttaatatttttattttttttatcctctaAATTAAATACACCATAAGGGTTGAAGAGAGGAAGGGAAGGAATCTTGGGTTTAAACCCTCCTATTAATATTCATATTCTAGTAATAACTAATAATGATtgtatttattgaataaatgaAACAATTAATAATCAAGAGAAGTCATTTACATAACCTGCAAAGTTGTGGTACGCTCCAAGAAGGATGAGAgtgttttttctcattttcagaCATTGCCATGTACTTCTTCCAATCCTCAAGCAAAATTTTAAGATCATTGACTTTGTTTTCTAAACCAACACAACAATTGGCATGCATTGTTGAGACCCTATTGAAATCCTCTGCAAGCTGACGAAACCCTAGCTCCAAAAATAACTAGTGCTAAGGAGCCTCATCTTCAGCTTCATTCTGGAAACTAAGGGGTGCattttgatattgttgagcACAGACTGCTCATGATGCCCGGGGTAGACATTCCTCGAGTAGTACCAGAACTTATAGAACCAAATAGTTCGGTTATTTGATTTCACATATTTAAACCCTCCATCTGGAAAGTTGTTTAAGTATGAGGAATTGCCATTGAAAACATCACCTGCTATTTGGAAATCAACATCTTTGTAAAATTTCTGCTACTGTTTAATAAAGGTCACTCTTTGCTCCTCAATGACATTCTTGTTAGGTTCTGTAAAACCAATTGTCATTACTTCTGTCTGTCATATCTTGGAAGTCAAAATCAAAGACGGGGAAGAAACCCTGAACAATAAACAATACTGTTGGGACTTATCATGACTGCACCTTGCTCCTTTCTTCAATCACAATGCGAGTATACGTGTCAGTTATTCTTCTAACCAAGAACTCTAATTCAGTCAACGCACCTCATAAAAAATGGTGGAGAAAAAGATCCAATACACAGAACttgcaagaaaacaaaaaaattatcacaagaATCTCAGGATGAGGACACACTAAATTGATGTCAAACAATCAAAACTCTCTAACTAACATCCCTCATAGGTGTAGGATCGCACAGTCCTTGATACCATGTTGAACTCACTCAAAAtgtattcaaaaaattaaaacacacaattgaatgaatgaaaaattatattgatagcAAACTTAAAAATActctataaataatattatgaacCTTCCTTATATAGCAGGTAACAACCATTGGCTAGGAGTAAATAATTCCCTGCATAGGTATGAagattgtttatttaattaacttcCAATGAATTATTCCTAACAACCTCTATATATGCATCAAACCGTTACAGCCAATGCCCGTCGCCGAAACCTCCCTTTATTCTTCTGCTTCCTTTGTTTGAAACGTTCAACCGACTCCCTGCATGATATCAACATTGTTAAATATTACACAAAACAGTCATAGAAAACGATGTCCATTAAGgatagtaaaataaattgaagccTGCATTAGTTGATATTTGTGGCAGAAAAACAATTAgatatattagttttttattaaaatttctatcAATTGAACTGACATCTTAATCTTTTTATCGTACATGTGATTTATATGTATCTTCATCTTATTCAACTACTCCCATAGTCAAATTTTGTTACAATAATTATCAGTAGatcaaagaaaaaattacttattcaaTCTTATGGCTGcacaaaatttatcttttactttcctTACTTATATTCATTTTAGTTCATATACAAACACTTATAAATTCCCTTGGTACGGTTCTTGTCATTacacaaactttatcttttaatacCTCATTTTGCAATAGAAACAAAAGGGATTTAAAAGTGCTTatacaataaataaacaaaataatttttaagtgtaGGAACTAAAATAGTTTGTGTAATTTTAGAAACCAAATAATGTTAGAGAATAAAATGTTACATAattataatgtattttaaaatattaaaattattttactctataaaatcaatgcATTTATTGAATAAATGAAACAATAATTAACGAAAGTCATTTACATTACCTGCAACTTACGCTCCAAGAAGGATGCGActgatttttctcattttcaggCAATGCCACATACTTCTTCCAATCCTCAAGCAAATTTTTGAGATCATTGACTTTGTTATCTAAACCAAAACAACAATTGGCATGCATTGTTGAGACCTTGTTGAAGTCCTCTGCATGCTGACAAAACCCTCCAAAATAACTAGTGCTAAGGAACCTAATCTTCAGCTTCATGTTGGAAACGAATGAGTCCTTTTTTATCTTGTTGAGCACATCCTGGTCATGCAACTTGGGGAAGACATTCCTAGAGTTGAACCAGAACTTGTAGAACAAAATAGTTCGTTTATTCGATTTCACATAATTAAACCCTCCATTTGGAAAGTTGTTTAAGTCATGGGAATTGCCATTGAAAAAATCACAAGCTATTTGGAAATCTACATCTTTGTAAAATAGTTTGAAGGGATCTCTAAGCCACATTACATCAGTATCctgcaaaggaaaaaaaaaacaaatattaaatgtgtttaatttctatgcactaataacaatacaaattaaatggATGTATTTCATTAATCTTTAttgagaaataatttaaatggatgtatttcattaatatatgaaatatattagaatatataaaaatgattctATAATAGAATTGAAAATAACCTAGTAACaactatttgaaatttaaattaaagataatattaagtagataacaattatttaaaatacaaatcgATATATATCTGAACACAAAAATTCAAACTAAGAGATATAAGGTGCTACTttgcaaacaaaaatgtatatatataccgTGAACACAAAGTTGTACCCCATATCAAGGACTGTACCAAGGAATTCAATTCTTCTCCACATCATCTGTAGGTAGTCTGCAGTCATGAAAAATGCTTCACCGGTGAAATTGTCACCTTTAGTTTCAAGTTGGTAACAATGTTTGTGCAAAGCTAGGCAACGAGCATGTGCCTTTTGGTCCAAAGTTATTACCACCAAGTGATTCAAAAACTTTTTTGTCTGGTTCCCTAGGCGAAAACTCTCAAGAAAGAGGTCAAATATGGAACCTGGCTTTGCCCATGCATCATTTAGAGTTGTGATTATCACTGTCTTATCCTTCATAGACGCGCTTCTAAGAACACTCTCTAGCTTTGATTCATAACCAGCCTGATGCATAAAGTCAAGACTACATCAAACACTTGGTAACCCAAGTTCACATTTCACAGATAGAAGAAATTTTCATGAGACAAGTGCAAAGCTAAGCttaacaaaatgataaaatagtaTAATCCCTTCATAGAGTGCAAAAGCATCAAGTATGCAAGAAATCAAATTATCTGAGATTTATGTAACAAATAATAATCCACAAtgattagaaaaaattaaaaaaaaatgggcaAAAGTTGCAAGACATCAAATAGGAAGTGAAAAGTAAGTGATGTAAACAAACTTCTAAACATCAATATGACAAAATGGTTCCCTCCATTTACATATATAACAAGACTAGTGACACATATGGCTATTTTAATTTGGGTGAAAATTGTTTACAAATTCTACATTTGCAGTGACCTCCAAGTCCTCAAAATTATGCAAAGTATATATACAACTACAGAATGGTAGCAGACAGTGTGAAATTAGCGCGTAAACTATCATTATTGATCATGGCATCCACAAAAGAATAATATCTCCAAAAGGAAAATGCATATATCCCTTTATTCTTTTTCCAGTTATGCATAATAATCAAACAATTAATGCatcaataatatcataaatcaaaggaataaaaattataatttatccaattaaataacaattaacTAAGGTACATTTCCACCAAATGAAAAACCTAAGGCACGTTTATTCTCATATAAATGCTGATAATTCAAAAACTTAAATTCAACGGGGAATCAGACATAACCGATCAAGTAGAGAAATTTGCTGTCGCTGTCTTAAATCACCAAACCAGAATGTCAATGTCAATAGTTGAAGTTTGTgaatgtttaattaataaatgattttcttcaatgtgttatttaattttgaattgattagCAGTCCCACGTCGCATGAATTTCTTTCTTGAGTATGCTTGAAagcttatatatataagaaaacttAAGTAAGGCTTTAAGATCTATCCCATTTATCTTATAAAAgctttcattgttttttctctaagagaaaaattatagtttttcCTATGAGgtctttttagtatttttattttcttatttttaaaagagattgttaatatatattctcCCATTGTATTTTAAAGAGAGGTCATGCAATCTCTTTCAGAGGGTGAAAATCTCTTATATTCATATATGTGGGTTTTCCCTCGTTGAGGGTTTTCCATTAAGCTGGAATTTTATCCATTacgaatatttttttacaagtaCTTGTAGGATTTAGGTACAATTGTCATTCCTCgacaataataaaaactaaacactTTCATTCTTGACTTTTCAACTAACTGACCAAGAGAGTTAATGTATGACATTCTTAGGACTGCAATCGGACTTGCTTAATCGGTCAAGTCCCTAATTCATAGAATTTTTTCAAAACCATCTTAATTGATATGATTGTGACCTACTTTCCAAAATGAAAACTAGATAACACGAAGGCTTGATCacagaatttatttttaaatcaagtttttcactaaaattatatattcttgAAGGAGGTGGAAATCCAAGATAtatgaagatatatatatatatatatatatatatatatatatatatataatttgattgtTACTAGAAGAAGAATACTAACAATACTTTctaatttgattcttataaataataaaaggaagtatattttattaaaaattataaaaatgtcattTGGTTGATTGCTTTTAAGAATTTAcccaaaaaatatcattttatatgcattgcatttttccaaaaactaaaatcatatttattttaaaaatatctcttttattcagtttcttattttaaagttttttttaaaataaaactaggttaaattcataaaaagaatataatgtttttataataattcaaaaaatatatcattaaaaataaaatcataacgATGATcccataaaaaagtaaaatagataAAGCGCACGTCAAATACCGAgtggaataatatatatatatatatatatatatatatatatatatatatatatatatatatatatatatatatatatatatatatataagaaataaactattatataatttaaactttatgaaagaatcaaattgaaagaaaaaatatattttactgaaattaaaatatttagaatatGAAAAATGCTAACATCAATTATTAGGGTTGATTATAAGCATCTAAAGTTGAcaagtttttttcttaaaaaaaattatttgctaattatataaacaaattGGAACTGGACTTAGATCTTTAAATAAGGAAGATTTCAGATTTGAGAAggaaaaaatgtgattaaaatAAGAGACATTAAAGATAACAATTATAGATACGTCACTGCAGCAACAAAGGTGACTACAAAAATAACAATAccagaagagagaaaaaaacaaacaaaaagaatgAAATATTTAGCTCTACTCAGCaaacaaatatcataaaaataatgaaatagttACTTCTAACTCTGTTTTGAACAAAATTACGTAAGTAAAtacattggaaaaaaaaatagcataacaaCGTAACAgcaaaagaataaatatattgaagaatAATCCAAATTGACCCATAAAAAAGCAAAAAGCTTGATCAACTCAAATCAGAAGGCAAGCTTGAACAGCAAGAGCATAACAAAAGCATCAAAACCAAAAATTCAACTTTTTGATATATTGGTTtgcaagataaataagcaaaggcCAACACCCAAGATTCACTCATTTCATTCTCCTCTATTTTCACCACCAATAATTCCAATTGCAAAAGGGGCAACTTGGCATGCACAGACTCACACaaacatacatacacacactcagatatatatatatatatatatatatatatatatatatatatatatatatatatatatatatatatatatattgagagagagagagagagagagagagagagagaaactcaCCTTTGTTAACTGAGCAATGAAGTAATGTGAGAAGGTATGGAATtcaatggaagaggcagagt from Glycine soja cultivar W05 chromosome 16, ASM419377v2, whole genome shotgun sequence harbors:
- the LOC114389154 gene encoding uncharacterized protein At4g15970-like codes for the protein MKKNTSAVKNAGGIKAWSFRSHQLLVRRVMQLTMFIAGLHVCWVFLSNSASSIEFHTFSHYFIAQLTKAGYESKLESVLRSASMKDKTVIITTLNDAWAKPGSIFDLFLESFRLGNQTKKFLNHLVVITLDQKAHARCLALHKHCYQLETKGDNFTGEAFFMTADYLQMMWRRIEFLGTVLDMGYNFVFTDTDVMWLRDPFKLFYKDVDFQIACDFFNGNSHDLNNFPNGGFNYVKSNKRTILFYKFWFNSRNVFPKLHDQDVLNKIKKDSFVSNMKLKIRFLSTSYFGGFCQHAEDFNKVSTMHANCCFGLDNKVNDLKNLLEDWKKYVALPENEKNQSHPSWSVSCRESVERFKQRKQKNKGRFRRRALAVTV